In the genome of Nocardia sp. NBC_00416, one region contains:
- a CDS encoding SAM-dependent methyltransferase, giving the protein MPDSPFRSPATGRPPAGVDTTRASIARVHDASLGGKDNFEVDRQVLDAVLEIAPGMREVARRNRAWVRRVVRYLAGIVGVDQFLDAGAGLPALGNTHEIAQLVNPWARVVYLDNDPMCSAHGRVLMETNEDTIYLDGDLTDPAVLAPESAVWRYLDPSRPVALILGSVLHHLDDAADPAAIVARCARELSPGSFVAITHYWDPADGSADHDLAREVQRRFLEKGLGSGWYRTREEIVSYFGELDLVEPGVVALDEWWPSGPARSPVTSEERLILGGVGRKGDGPKGGSAAPVE; this is encoded by the coding sequence ATGCCAGATTCACCGTTCCGATCACCGGCCACCGGCCGGCCGCCCGCCGGGGTCGACACAACCCGGGCCAGTATCGCCCGGGTGCACGACGCGAGCCTGGGCGGCAAGGACAACTTCGAAGTCGATCGCCAGGTCCTCGACGCGGTACTGGAGATCGCTCCCGGGATGCGTGAGGTGGCCCGGCGCAACCGGGCCTGGGTGCGCCGGGTGGTCCGGTATCTGGCGGGGATCGTCGGGGTCGACCAGTTCCTGGACGCGGGCGCCGGCCTGCCCGCGCTGGGCAATACCCATGAGATCGCGCAACTGGTGAATCCGTGGGCGCGGGTGGTGTATCTGGACAACGATCCGATGTGCAGCGCGCACGGCCGGGTGCTGATGGAAACCAATGAGGACACGATCTATCTCGACGGCGACCTGACCGATCCCGCGGTGCTGGCCCCGGAGTCGGCGGTCTGGCGTTATCTCGATCCGAGCCGTCCGGTGGCGCTGATTCTCGGTTCGGTTCTGCATCATCTCGACGACGCCGCGGATCCGGCGGCGATCGTGGCGCGGTGCGCACGGGAGCTGAGTCCGGGTTCGTTCGTGGCGATCACGCATTATTGGGACCCCGCCGACGGTTCGGCCGACCACGATCTCGCGCGGGAAGTGCAGCGGCGTTTTCTCGAGAAAGGTCTGGGGTCCGGTTGGTACCGGACCCGGGAGGAGATCGTGTCCTACTTCGGTGAACTGGACCTGGTCGAGCCGGGGGTGGTGGCGCTCGACGAATGGTGGCCGTCGGGGCCGGCGCGGTCGCCGGTGACCTCCGAAGAGCGGCTGATCCTGGGCGGTGTCGGTCGTAAGGGCGATGGTCCGAAGGGTGGTTCGGCGGCGCCGGTCGAATGA